The proteins below come from a single Meriones unguiculatus strain TT.TT164.6M chromosome 13 unlocalized genomic scaffold, Bangor_MerUng_6.1 Chr13_unordered_Scaffold_37, whole genome shotgun sequence genomic window:
- the LOC132650962 gene encoding zinc finger protein 239-like, producing the protein MADMYRNFITYDDVNVYFTREEWALLDPSQKSLYKDVMIDTYKHLTAIGYNWEDHNIEEQCQRSRRYGRHKRNQSGEKPCEYNQCGKGFLQHSKLHLQKHERTHTGKQSCDYNHCCQAFSQQGSLQMHKRTHTREKLYECNQSSNAFSCPSSLQRHKRTHTGEKPYKCNQCGKAFSNTSILQEHKRTHTGEKPYKCNQCGKAFSQPSGLHVHKRTHTGEKPYKCNHCGKAFSQHSSLKKHKRTHTGEKPYKCNQCGKAFSHPSTLHVHKRTHTGEKPYKCNQCGKAFSHPGSLHVHKSTHTGEKPYGCNQCGKAFSHCSNLQVHKRTHTGEKPYKCNQCGKAFSQNNRLQVHKRTHTGEKPYECNQCDTAFASCSGLQRHKRIHTSGKP; encoded by the exons AATTTTATCACCTATGATGATGTGAATGtgtacttcactcgggaagagtgggctttgctggatccttcccagaagagtctctacaaagatgtgatgatagacacctacaagcaccttacagccatag gctacaattgggaagaccataatattgaagaacagtgtcaacgttctagaagatatggaag GCATAAAAGGAATCAGAGTGGAGAGAAACCAtgtgaatataatcaatgtggtaaaggctttttGCAACACAGTAAACTCCACCTaca AAAGcatgaaagaactcatactggaaaGCAGTCCTGTGACTATAATCATTGTTgtcaagccttttcacaacagggtagtctccaaatgcataaaagaacacatactagagagaaactttatgaatgtaaccaaagtAGTAATGCTTTTTCATgccccagtagtctccaaaggcataagagaacacatactggagagaaaccctacaaatgtaatcagtgcgggaaagccttttcaaacactAGTATTCTCCAGGAGCACAaacgaacacatactggagagaaaccctacaaatgtaatcagtgtggtaaagccttttcacaacccagtggtctccatgtgcataaaagaacacatactggagagaaaccctacaaatgtaatcactgtgggaaagccttttcacaacacagtagtctcaaaaagcataaaagaacacatactggagagaaaccttacaaatgtaatcagtgtgggaaagccttttcacaccccagtactctccatgtgcataaaagaacacatactggagagaaaccctacaaatgtaatcagtgtggtaaagccttttcacaccccggTAGTCTCCATGTGCACAAAAgtacacatactggagagaaaccctatggatgtaatcagtgtgggaaagccttttcacactgcagtaatctccaggtgcataaaagaacacatactggagagaaaccttacaaatgtaatcagtgtgggaaagccttttcacaaaacaataggctccaagtgcacaaaagaacacatactggagagaaaccctatgaatgtaatcaatgtgatacagCCTTTGCAAgttgtagtggtctccagaggcataaaagaattcatacttcAGGGAAACCCTAA